Proteins encoded together in one Vigna angularis cultivar LongXiaoDou No.4 chromosome 5, ASM1680809v1, whole genome shotgun sequence window:
- the LOC108339280 gene encoding uncharacterized protein LOC108339280: MFTTALTRRFRGLNRGFVYEKLVVVRQRGNVDEYIQEFQFLVAQAAGVNEEQLLGYFFARLQEGLRNLVRPHDPRDLLTTMELAHDVEQAGSVSRGNNGTGGKGGATWGRYAQSSGTVARTETYRGSTEGLVNAGGGSEMKKKGVSSNLVSRAGSSRGGNTQGKGVRTLPYPEYIKRREEGHCFHYGGPYSPGHSCAERSMRVMILAEEDGEDETEENAEMEQTAMELSGLSAGGLTQSNTMKLQGWMQRRRILVLIECRASHIFISTRLVKELGLESTDTRPYKVCLGDGQKKVTSGYCTRVLVKLDGLEVKNKLYLFELRGVDVILWVTWLASLGEIKVDWGQLIMKVEREGNEVEIKGDPTLTRRMVIPKVLLKEKEIEAMTLLWSLSQAEAVEADGEAERWAPTQEAGLKQIMSNFDGVFREPQGLPPERKVDHRIPLKEGTEPISVRPYRYPHLMKTKIERQVEEMLNLGIIRPSNSPYSSLVILVKKKDRSWRFCMDYITLNRVTMADKYPIPVIEELLDELQGATYFSKIDLKLGYH; encoded by the coding sequence ATGTTCACTACCGCCTTAACGCGGAGGTTTAGGGGATTAAACAGGGGTTTCGTTTATGAGAAATTGGTCGTCGTGCGACAAAGGGGAAATGTCGACGAATATATACAGGAGTTCCAATTCCTGGTGGCACAAGCAGCTGGAGTAAATGAGGAACAATTATTGGGATATTTTTTTGCTCGGTTGCAGGAAGGATTGAGAAATCTAGTGAGGCCGCACGATCCACGCGATCTATTGACAACGATGGAGCTAGCTCACGATGTCGAGCAGGCAGGATCTGTATCGCGAGGTAATAACGGAACGGGAGGAAAAGGAGGGGCGACTTGGGGAAGATATGCCCAGAGTTCAGGTACTGTCGCGAGGACAGAAACCTATCGCGGGTCGACGGAGGGGTTGGTGAACGCCGGTGGCGGATcggaaatgaagaaaaaaggcGTTTCTAGCAATTTAGTCTCCCGAGCAGGCAGTAGCAGAGGAGGGAATACTCAAGGAAAAGGAGTAAGGACCTTGCCTTATCCCGAATACATTAAGAGGCGCGAAGAAGGACATTGCTTCCACTACGGCGGACCTTATAGTCCTGGTCATAGTTGTGCGGAGAGAAGCATGCGTGTCATGATATTGGCAGAGGAGGATGGAGAAGACGAAACAGAGGAGAACGCCGAGATGGAACAAACGGCGATGGAACTATCGGGGTTGTCTGCCGGAGGACTTACGCAATCTAATACAATGAAGCTGCAAGGCTGGATGCAGAGGAGGAGAATTCTAGTCTTAATTGAGTGCAGAGCTAGTCATATTTTTATATCCACCAGATTGGTGAAAGAATTGGGTTTGGAAAGCACCGACACACGTCCTTATAAAGTGTGTTTGGGAGATGGGCAAAAGAAAGTGACTAGTGGGTATTGTACAAGAGTCCTCGTGAAATTAGATGGTTTGGAAgtcaaaaataaattgtatcTCTTTGAGTTACGCGGTGTGGATGTAATATTATGGGTGACTTGGTTAGCTTCCCTAGGAGAGATTAAAGTGGATTGGGGACAACTCATTATGAAGGTGGAGCGGGAAGGGAACGAAGTGGAGATAAAAGGAGATCCCACTTTAACACGTAGAATGGTGATACCCAAAGttctcttaaaagaaaaagagatagaAGCCATGACTCTCCTGTGGAGCTTAAGTCAAGCAGAAGCGGTGGAGGCAGATGGGGAAGCCGAGAGATGGGCACCAACGCAAGAGGCAGGGCTGAAACAGATTATGTCAAACTTTGATGGAGTGTTTCGAGAACCTCAAGGGCTGCCACCTGAGAGGAAAGTAGACCACCGAATACCTTTGAAGGAAGGTACCGAACCCATAAGTGTCAGGCCATATCGCTACCCGCATCTTATGAAAACAAAGATAGAGAGACAAGTTGAGGAAATGCTGAATCTGGGCATTATTCGCCCTAGCAATAGCCCATACTCAAGTCTAGTAATATTAGTGAAAAAGAAGGATAGGAGCTGGAGATTTTGTATGGATTACATAACACTTAATAGGGTCACTATGGCGGATAAATATCCAATACCTGTTATAGAAGAATTGTTGGATGAGTTACAAGGGGCAACGTATTTTTCTAAGATTGATTTAAAGCTTGGATATCATTAA
- the LOC108339279 gene encoding uncharacterized protein LOC108339279, with the protein MAQDHMTYYANKKRKAVMTKEGDWVFFKIRPHKQVSLPTKLHPKLLARYYGPFLVEKRVRPMAFKMQLPETVRIHPIFHVSQLKIAIGAHHVEGTLLVELQVDPHVYQPMKVLQKRTIQHQGKELPQVLIQWQEGGLEGATWEEVQYIKQQFPYFNLEDKVDVEEAGNVRKLQSWWRSLRRGVGATDEDDCVIPSLCFCDLGFARERLVMMLVVLHYCSTNRASGLKEISSSLDFDLLSFRLMVADGE; encoded by the exons ATGGCCCAGGATCATATGACCTATTATGctaataagaaaagaaaagcagttATGACAAAGGAAGGAGATTGGGTCTTCTTTAAAATCAGACCCCATAAGCAAGTTTCTCTGCCTACAAAATTACATCCCAAATTGTTAGCCCGTTATTATGGACCATTTTTGGTGGAAAAACGAGTAAGACCAATGGCTTTTAAGATGCAACTACCTGAAACAGTGAGAATACACCCAATATTCCATGTTTCACAGTTGAAAATTGCTATTGGTGCACATCATGTTGAAGGCACACTACTAGTAGAACTGCAGGTTGATCCACATGTATATCAACCAATGAAAGTCCTCCAAAAACGAACCATACAACACCAAGGAAAGGAACTACCCCAAGTGTTAATACAATGGCAGGAAGGTGGATTGGAGGGTGCTACTTGGGAAGAAGTGCAGTATATCAAACAACAGTTTCCATATTttaaccttgaggacaaggttgatgtTGAGGAAGCGGGTAATGTTAGGAAGTTGCAA TCGTGGTGGAGAAGCTTGCGAAGAGGCGTTGGTGCGACAGATGAAGATGATTGTGTCATTCCATCTTTGTGTTTCTGCGATTTGGGTTTTGCTCGCGAGAGGTTGGTGATGATGTTAGTGGTTCTTCACTATTGCAGCACGAATCGCGCTTCTGGTTTGAAGGAGATTTCTAGTTCTTTGGATTTTGATCTTCTGTCTTTTAGGTTGATGGTGGCTGATGGAGAATGA